A stretch of Desulfovermiculus halophilus DSM 18834 DNA encodes these proteins:
- the brxC gene encoding BREX system P-loop protein BrxC: MQIRDIFSKNLFRPINGVVKADQKDEAVVWQELDEYVITKELDQHFRKFFAAFLYAIQNAHDPNIIGRIGIWVSGFFGSGKSHFIKILSYLLGNLVAQNPDTGDEKEAVRFFEHKIQDPMLLADIKKATSTNTDVILFNIDSRADSREGRGAILSVFWRVFNEMQGFSGDAPHIAEMERQLSKKGRFQEFCTAFKEVSGEDWLSQRDAYLFHKDDLVYALSQALGQSQESAAEWFEKAEQSMSLTIENFAKRVNEYLDARGKDHRLIFLVDEVGQFIGDDEHLMLNLQTITEDLGRICKGRAWVVVTSQEDIDSILGDLKSSRANDFSKIQGRFTTRLSLSSSNTDEVIQARLLDKTPEAKTELANLFASKGDILINQLTFSNDSASLKSFQDRQDFINNYPFAPFHFQLVQKVFEAIRTAGATGLHLSRGERSMLDAFQSAAKNISDREIGALVPLYAFYPAIESFLDTAVKRTIDQANENPALKHPFDDHLLQTLFLIRYVDIIKPNVDNLVTLFIDEVDADRLALKREIEAGLERLEKQTLISRNGDLYFFLTNEERDVSREIKGVEITSAEEVKLLAEIVYSDILKDHKQYRYKPYKRDYPFSRLLDGHPYSSRLDQEIAVEVITPLADDYDAFNELKRVMHTSENYGRVLIQLPENDELEREVRICLQTDKYIRQKSDASQSTSFSRILRDRQEENRERRSRLRNLLEKLLVDAHFSALGQTLDIKGSTPRAVVEEGIEYVIVNLYNKFHYLSKLHEAPDKEIRAVLMATDLGQLELQKGLTEVNKEARQEVKEYIRLMVHKNHQVLLSDLIEHFAKRPYGWPEWEVVLLVAKIYMAGELNLLMNGTSLSAREALEPMLKTAKWRTVKILQRKVPSAQDVEKAQKLCQELFGKIGPEGFDDLDKAIRTQLTGWQKSLQQYQQLAQTGEYPGQKEIEDGLAVIQAILAVKDTYEFIKTFHSKRDDLLDTCEDLHTLHDFYTNQRPTWDKLKKSLAEFSKNEAALTKDGDAASALNHLHRIAEAEAPYGMLKDVNPLVSKLSEINEQMVDQKREEALGFMAARKNAVDQELQQIQAGQEFAEQVTKPLEDIRNRVKNETSIPNISYLLEEFERAIYDAFDRIEETKQPPDQEEKSNPKPAKKTKTIKTSSLSTKAYLENEQDVENFVQNLKQKLLEELGHDVRIRIE, encoded by the coding sequence GAGCACAAGATCCAGGACCCCATGCTCCTGGCGGACATCAAGAAGGCCACTTCCACCAATACAGACGTCATCCTGTTTAATATCGACAGCCGGGCCGACTCTCGCGAAGGCCGGGGGGCCATTTTGTCCGTCTTCTGGCGGGTGTTTAACGAGATGCAGGGTTTTTCCGGGGACGCACCGCACATTGCCGAGATGGAGCGGCAGCTGAGCAAAAAAGGCAGGTTCCAGGAGTTCTGCACAGCATTTAAGGAAGTGAGCGGCGAGGACTGGCTCAGCCAGCGGGACGCCTACCTCTTTCACAAGGATGATTTGGTTTATGCCCTGTCCCAGGCCCTGGGCCAGAGCCAGGAGTCAGCCGCAGAATGGTTTGAGAAAGCCGAGCAGAGCATGAGCCTGACCATTGAGAACTTTGCCAAACGGGTCAACGAATACCTGGATGCCAGGGGCAAGGATCACCGGCTCATCTTCCTGGTGGACGAGGTGGGTCAGTTCATTGGAGACGATGAGCACCTCATGCTCAATCTGCAAACCATTACCGAGGACCTAGGCCGGATCTGCAAGGGCAGGGCCTGGGTGGTGGTCACCTCTCAGGAGGACATCGACTCCATCCTGGGCGATCTCAAATCCTCCCGGGCCAACGACTTCTCCAAGATCCAGGGCCGGTTCACCACCCGGCTCTCCTTATCCAGTTCCAATACAGACGAAGTGATCCAGGCCAGATTGCTGGACAAGACCCCGGAGGCCAAAACCGAGCTGGCCAACCTGTTCGCCTCCAAAGGGGACATCCTCATCAACCAACTCACCTTTTCCAACGACAGCGCCAGCCTGAAATCTTTTCAGGACCGGCAGGACTTCATCAATAACTATCCTTTTGCCCCCTTCCATTTCCAGCTGGTGCAAAAAGTTTTTGAAGCCATCCGCACCGCCGGGGCCACCGGCCTGCATTTAAGCCGGGGGGAGCGCTCCATGCTGGATGCCTTCCAGTCCGCGGCCAAGAATATCTCGGACCGGGAGATCGGAGCACTCGTCCCTTTGTATGCCTTTTATCCTGCTATTGAGAGCTTTCTGGATACAGCTGTCAAACGGACCATTGACCAGGCCAATGAAAACCCGGCGCTTAAGCACCCCTTTGATGACCACCTGCTGCAAACCCTGTTTCTTATCCGCTATGTGGACATCATCAAACCCAATGTGGACAACTTGGTCACCCTGTTCATCGATGAGGTGGATGCCGACCGCCTGGCCCTGAAACGGGAGATCGAGGCCGGGCTGGAACGTCTGGAGAAGCAGACCCTGATCAGCCGCAACGGGGACCTGTACTTCTTTCTGACCAATGAAGAGCGGGACGTCAGCCGGGAGATCAAGGGCGTGGAGATCACCAGCGCGGAAGAGGTCAAGCTCCTGGCCGAAATCGTGTATTCCGACATCCTCAAGGACCACAAGCAATACCGGTATAAGCCCTACAAGCGGGACTATCCTTTCAGTCGCCTGCTGGACGGCCACCCTTACAGCTCCAGGCTGGATCAGGAAATCGCTGTGGAAGTCATCACCCCCCTGGCTGACGATTACGATGCCTTTAATGAGCTCAAGAGGGTCATGCACACCTCGGAGAACTACGGCCGGGTGCTCATCCAGCTCCCGGAGAACGACGAGCTGGAGCGGGAGGTCCGCATCTGCCTGCAAACCGACAAGTATATCCGGCAAAAGAGCGATGCCTCCCAGTCCACCTCTTTTAGCCGCATACTCCGGGACAGGCAGGAGGAAAACCGGGAGCGCCGCAGCAGGCTGAGAAACCTCCTGGAGAAACTGCTTGTGGATGCCCACTTCTCCGCCCTGGGACAAACCCTGGATATCAAGGGCTCCACTCCCCGGGCTGTGGTGGAGGAAGGTATCGAGTATGTGATTGTCAATCTGTACAATAAGTTCCACTACTTAAGCAAACTGCACGAAGCCCCGGACAAAGAAATCCGGGCCGTGCTCATGGCCACAGACCTGGGCCAACTGGAGCTGCAAAAGGGGCTCACTGAGGTAAATAAGGAGGCCAGGCAGGAGGTCAAGGAGTATATCCGGCTCATGGTGCACAAGAACCATCAGGTACTCTTAAGCGACCTGATCGAGCACTTTGCCAAACGCCCTTACGGCTGGCCGGAATGGGAAGTGGTCCTCCTGGTGGCCAAGATCTACATGGCCGGGGAGTTAAATCTCCTGATGAACGGCACCAGCCTCTCCGCCAGGGAAGCCTTGGAGCCCATGCTCAAGACCGCCAAGTGGAGGACAGTGAAGATCCTCCAGCGCAAGGTCCCCTCTGCCCAGGACGTGGAAAAGGCCCAGAAGCTCTGCCAGGAGCTGTTCGGCAAAATCGGACCGGAGGGTTTCGATGATTTGGATAAAGCTATACGGACCCAGCTCACAGGGTGGCAAAAAAGTCTTCAGCAATACCAGCAGCTGGCCCAGACCGGGGAGTATCCAGGCCAAAAAGAGATTGAAGACGGCTTGGCAGTTATTCAAGCCATATTGGCGGTCAAAGACACCTATGAGTTCATCAAGACGTTTCATTCCAAAAGAGACGACCTCCTGGACACCTGCGAGGATCTGCACACCCTGCACGACTTTTACACCAATCAGCGCCCTACCTGGGACAAGCTCAAAAAATCCCTGGCCGAGTTCTCCAAAAACGAGGCCGCTTTGACCAAAGATGGTGATGCCGCCTCAGCCTTAAACCACCTGCACCGCATAGCCGAAGCCGAGGCCCCGTATGGCATGCTCAAGGATGTGAACCCCCTGGTCTCCAAGCTCTCGGAGATCAATGAGCAGATGGTGGATCAGAAGCGGGAGGAGGCTCTGGGCTTCATGGCCGCCCGGAAGAATGCCGTGGATCAGGAACTGCAACAGATCCAGGCCGGCCAAGAGTTTGCCGAGCAGGTCACAAAGCCGCTTGAGGACATCCGCAACCGGGTAAAAAACGAAACCAGCATCCCCAACATCTCCTATCTCCTGGAGGAGTTTGAACGGGCAATTTACGATGCCTTTGACCGGATTGAAGAGACAAAACAGCCTCCAGATCAAGAAGAGAAAAGCAACCCCAAGCCGGCTAAAAAGACCAAGACGATCAAGACCTCCTCCCTGTCCACCAAGGCCTATTTGGAAAACGAACAGGATGTGGAAAACTTTGTTCAAAACCTGAAGCAAAAGCTCCTGGAAGAGCTGGGGCATGATGTCCGGATACGGATAGAGTAA
- the pglX gene encoding BREX-1 system adenine-specific DNA-methyltransferase PglX: MHTNKLKAYAPQARQEFIQAITDRAKVLGLSESKIEPVQLQGEVALIAGRPFPVQVAKQRKDLEARIELKGFAQVMEEVAYTWFNRFMALRYMELHDYLGHGYRVLSNPSGSDIPEILEKATSVELPGLDQDKVAEMRLAGDKDAELYRLLLITQCNTLHRVMPFLFERVSDASELLLPENLLQTNSPIRKMVTEIPEEDWEHIEIVGWLYQFYISEKKNQVIGKTVKSEDIPAATQLFTPNWIVKYMVQNTLGRKWLMTYPDSSIRDTMEFYIQPAEQEPEVQAQLEAITPRELHPEDLTFMDPACGSGHILAEAYDLFKEIYLERGYRTRDIPRHILELNLFGLDIDDRAAQLARFTVLMKARADDRHILNPERPVTLNIMAIQESKGLDEKEMVSTLLKERTVEVGKPKMQQQYLVQPTQEQAYLKGKDKPEVSQDELKSLLHLFQDAKTFGSLLTVPDKVKDAMARLEKLIRNALSRDEYSKSMARKLLPLVRQARLLATEYDFVVANPPYMGSKGLNAELKSFLKDNYADYKSDLFSAFIVSNLEMSKKHAQLGFMSPYVWMFISSYETLRSFLLNEKTITSLIQLEYSGFEGATVPICTYTIENSYLPNFKGSYIRLSDFRGANNQAPKTLEAIQHPDCGWNYTASGADFKKIPGSPIVYWVSKNLINLYRNPLLKDYYTAKEGVGTRNDDLFIRMFWEVSMQNIAKEKRWVLTDKAGDFKKWYKGFSYIMDWENDGFRIKNYKNNDGSLRSRPQNTDYLFLEGVTWGKVGSGIPSFRWRPSGLGFNDAAPTLFGDNVLNILSQLNSKVNRKILTFRGETLNITTGVVLDIPLLTINDKLYSDKLLNNTLLNIDRSKKDWDYHEISWDFTIHSHLNLEHKTQTMPATYTKLRSHWHQTTQEMKRLEEENNRIFIEAYGLQDELTPDVPLEEITLTCNPYYRYGSNKSEEELEALLRADTMKELISYAIGCMMGRYSLDEPGLLYAHSGNEGFDPSRYQTFPADEDGIIPVMDEDWFADDATNRFVEFIKVAWPPETLDENLKFVADSLGPKKSEDPLETLRRFISDKFFKDHHLKVYKKRPIYWLFSSGKHKAFQCLVYLHRYNESTLSRMRAMYVTPLQGKYKARVEYLEQERDNASSASVRNNMQKELDSMRKKQEELRHFDELLRHYADQRISLDLDDGVKVNYGKFGDLLAEIKAVTGKKAGE, encoded by the coding sequence ATGCATACCAACAAGCTCAAAGCCTACGCCCCCCAAGCCAGGCAAGAGTTCATCCAGGCAATCACCGATCGGGCCAAGGTCCTGGGGCTGTCTGAATCCAAGATCGAACCTGTCCAACTCCAGGGTGAGGTGGCCCTGATTGCCGGCAGGCCGTTTCCTGTCCAGGTAGCCAAGCAGCGAAAGGACCTGGAAGCCAGGATAGAGCTCAAAGGCTTTGCCCAGGTCATGGAGGAGGTGGCCTACACTTGGTTCAACCGGTTCATGGCCCTGAGATACATGGAGCTGCACGACTATCTGGGACATGGCTACCGGGTGCTGAGCAACCCCAGCGGATCGGACATCCCCGAGATCCTGGAGAAGGCCACCAGCGTTGAGCTGCCCGGGCTAGACCAGGACAAAGTGGCTGAGATGCGCTTGGCCGGAGACAAGGACGCTGAGCTGTACCGTCTGCTCCTGATTACCCAGTGCAACACCCTGCACCGGGTCATGCCTTTTCTGTTTGAGCGGGTCAGCGATGCATCCGAGCTGCTCCTGCCGGAGAATCTGCTGCAAACCAACTCCCCTATCCGCAAGATGGTCACCGAAATCCCGGAGGAGGACTGGGAGCATATCGAGATTGTGGGCTGGCTGTATCAGTTCTACATCTCGGAAAAAAAGAACCAGGTCATCGGCAAGACAGTCAAAAGCGAGGACATCCCGGCCGCCACCCAGCTGTTTACCCCCAACTGGATTGTGAAATACATGGTCCAGAACACCCTGGGCCGCAAGTGGCTGATGACCTACCCGGACTCATCCATCCGGGACACAATGGAGTTCTACATCCAGCCGGCGGAGCAGGAGCCGGAGGTCCAGGCTCAGCTGGAAGCCATCACCCCCAGGGAGCTACATCCAGAGGATCTGACCTTCATGGACCCGGCCTGTGGATCGGGTCATATCCTGGCCGAGGCCTACGATCTGTTCAAAGAGATTTATCTGGAGCGCGGCTACCGCACCCGGGACATCCCCAGGCACATTCTGGAACTCAACCTCTTTGGTCTGGACATCGACGACCGGGCCGCCCAGCTGGCCCGCTTCACCGTTCTCATGAAGGCCAGGGCCGACGACCGGCACATTCTCAACCCGGAACGACCCGTAACCTTAAACATCATGGCCATCCAGGAGAGCAAGGGCCTGGATGAAAAGGAAATGGTCTCCACCCTGCTCAAGGAACGCACCGTGGAGGTGGGCAAGCCCAAGATGCAGCAGCAGTATCTGGTCCAGCCCACACAGGAGCAGGCCTATCTCAAGGGCAAGGACAAGCCTGAGGTGAGTCAGGACGAGCTGAAATCCCTCTTGCACCTCTTTCAGGACGCCAAGACCTTCGGTTCCCTGCTCACAGTGCCGGACAAAGTCAAAGACGCCATGGCCAGGCTGGAGAAGCTGATAAGAAACGCCTTGAGCAGGGATGAATACTCCAAAAGCATGGCCAGAAAGCTCCTGCCGTTGGTCCGCCAGGCCAGATTGTTGGCTACAGAGTATGACTTTGTTGTGGCCAATCCGCCGTATATGGGGAGTAAGGGTTTGAATGCCGAGCTCAAATCATTCCTCAAAGACAACTATGCAGATTATAAGTCTGATCTCTTTTCAGCATTTATTGTCAGCAACCTGGAAATGTCCAAAAAGCACGCCCAGCTTGGATTTATGTCTCCCTATGTGTGGATGTTCATTTCTTCCTATGAAACGTTGCGGAGTTTTCTGCTTAACGAAAAGACGATCACTTCTCTTATTCAGCTGGAATACTCAGGATTTGAAGGTGCTACGGTCCCTATCTGCACATACACCATAGAAAACAGTTACCTGCCCAACTTCAAGGGGAGCTATATCCGTCTTTCGGATTTCCGAGGAGCAAATAATCAGGCACCAAAAACATTAGAGGCAATACAACATCCTGATTGTGGATGGAACTATACTGCTTCAGGGGCTGATTTTAAGAAAATTCCTGGGAGTCCAATTGTTTATTGGGTTAGTAAAAACTTGATTAATTTATATAGAAATCCTTTACTAAAAGATTATTATACTGCAAAAGAAGGAGTTGGAACCAGAAATGATGATTTATTTATCAGGATGTTTTGGGAAGTTTCCATGCAAAATATAGCAAAAGAAAAAAGATGGGTACTAACTGACAAAGCTGGTGACTTCAAAAAGTGGTATAAGGGTTTTTCTTATATTATGGATTGGGAAAATGATGGTTTTCGCATAAAAAATTATAAAAATAATGATGGTTCGTTAAGATCACGGCCACAGAATACCGACTATTTATTTTTAGAAGGCGTAACATGGGGAAAGGTAGGCTCTGGGATACCAAGCTTCCGTTGGAGGCCTAGCGGCTTAGGCTTTAATGATGCTGCCCCTACATTGTTTGGTGATAATGTCCTTAATATATTGTCACAATTGAATTCTAAAGTAAATAGAAAGATTCTTACTTTTAGAGGAGAAACATTAAACATTACAACAGGCGTTGTTTTGGATATTCCTTTATTGACAATAAATGATAAATTATATTCAGATAAACTTCTGAATAATACTTTGTTAAATATTGATAGATCTAAAAAGGATTGGGATTATCACGAAATTTCCTGGGATTTTACTATTCATTCTCATCTCAATTTGGAACATAAAACACAAACTATGCCTGCTACTTATACTAAACTCCGCTCCCACTGGCACCAAACAACCCAAGAAATGAAGCGCTTGGAAGAAGAAAACAACCGTATCTTCATTGAAGCCTACGGTCTCCAAGACGAACTCACCCCTGACGTCCCCCTGGAAGAGATCACACTGACCTGCAATCCCTACTACCGCTACGGGAGCAATAAGTCTGAAGAAGAGCTGGAAGCCCTGCTCCGGGCCGACACCATGAAGGAGCTTATCTCTTACGCCATCGGCTGCATGATGGGCCGCTACTCTTTAGATGAACCGGGTCTGCTATATGCCCACAGCGGCAACGAGGGCTTTGACCCCAGCCGGTATCAGACATTCCCGGCTGACGAGGACGGGATCATCCCGGTCATGGACGAGGACTGGTTTGCAGACGATGCCACCAACCGATTTGTGGAGTTCATCAAGGTTGCCTGGCCGCCGGAGACTTTGGACGAAAACCTGAAGTTTGTGGCCGACAGCCTTGGCCCCAAGAAGAGCGAAGACCCCTTAGAGACCCTCCGCCGATTCATCAGCGACAAGTTCTTCAAGGACCACCACCTGAAAGTATACAAGAAGCGCCCCATCTACTGGCTGTTCTCCAGCGGCAAGCACAAGGCCTTCCAGTGCCTAGTCTACCTGCACCGCTACAACGAATCCACACTATCCCGCATGCGGGCCATGTACGTCACTCCGCTGCAAGGCAAATACAAGGCCAGGGTCGAATACCTGGAGCAGGAACGAGACAATGCCAGTTCGGCCAGTGTGCGGAACAATATGCAGAAAGAGCTGGACAGCATGCGCAAGAAGCAGGAAGAGCTCCGCCACTTCGACGAGCTCCTGCGCCACTACGCAGACCAGCGCATCAGCCTGGACTTGGATGACGGGGTGAAGGTCAACTACGGCAAGTTCGGGGATCTGCTGGCTGAGATAAAGGCGGTGACTGGGAAAAAGGCTGGGGAGTAG
- a CDS encoding AlbA family DNA-binding domain-containing protein, whose product MFSTIEHVLQSPESKTLEFKRDLSSPRNFLKTLVAFANTAGGRLVFGVDDQKNIVGIDQPLDEEERLCSLVADAIAPRLVPNIEFITVEDKTLLTVEVFLSGLRPHYIKAEGPEAGVYIRLGSTNRQADRELIAELRRTAEGISFDELSMPGLSIDDLDLKAAREMFGQERSLGENELHTLKLVTQDQGKVVPTKGAILLFGKERERHFSDAWVQCGRFVGWDKADIFDHAELHDHLPQAVDSIMLFLKKHAMRGADFSEIRRKDVWSIPLGILREVVINALVHADYSQRGAPIRVAFFDDRIEVENPGMLLPGMTVEDMKQGISKIRNHVIARIFRELNLIEQWGSGMPRIFREARELGLPELEIMEIGTRVRVVVHLAEQVQIPSSSSQKTTTDNERLESELESRLESQLGSRLATKILFLLQKEESGKHGLATQLGHKSVSGELHKQVKRMLDLGLIEMTIPEKPNSRLQKYRLTDKGRRLLSE is encoded by the coding sequence ATGTTTTCAACCATTGAGCATGTCCTCCAATCCCCTGAAAGCAAAACCCTGGAGTTCAAGAGGGATCTCTCCTCTCCACGGAACTTCCTCAAGACTCTTGTGGCTTTTGCCAATACCGCTGGCGGAAGGCTTGTGTTTGGGGTGGATGACCAGAAAAACATAGTTGGGATTGATCAGCCCCTGGATGAAGAGGAAAGGCTGTGCAGTCTGGTTGCCGATGCCATTGCCCCGCGTTTGGTGCCCAACATTGAATTCATTACTGTGGAGGACAAGACCCTGCTCACAGTGGAGGTCTTCCTCAGCGGTTTGCGGCCTCATTATATCAAGGCTGAGGGTCCGGAAGCCGGTGTTTATATTCGCCTGGGCTCCACGAACCGACAGGCCGACCGGGAACTCATAGCCGAGCTCCGCCGGACTGCTGAGGGTATTTCCTTTGACGAGCTGTCCATGCCCGGTTTGTCCATTGACGACCTGGACCTGAAAGCAGCCAGGGAGATGTTCGGCCAGGAACGGTCTCTGGGTGAGAACGAGCTGCATACTCTGAAACTTGTCACCCAGGATCAGGGCAAGGTGGTGCCGACCAAGGGAGCGATTCTCCTTTTCGGCAAGGAACGGGAACGCCACTTTTCCGATGCCTGGGTCCAATGCGGTAGGTTTGTAGGCTGGGACAAGGCGGATATATTTGATCATGCTGAACTGCATGACCACCTGCCCCAGGCTGTAGACAGCATCATGTTGTTTCTAAAAAAGCACGCCATGCGCGGTGCGGACTTTTCCGAGATACGGCGCAAGGATGTCTGGAGCATCCCGCTGGGCATATTGCGGGAGGTGGTCATCAACGCCTTGGTGCATGCCGATTACTCCCAGCGCGGCGCACCTATCCGGGTCGCCTTTTTTGACGACCGGATTGAGGTGGAGAACCCGGGCATGCTCCTGCCGGGTATGACTGTGGAGGACATGAAGCAGGGGATCTCCAAAATCCGCAATCACGTTATTGCCCGGATCTTCCGGGAACTGAACCTGATTGAGCAATGGGGCAGCGGCATGCCCCGTATCTTCCGAGAAGCCCGGGAATTGGGCCTGCCGGAACTGGAGATTATGGAGATCGGCACCCGGGTCCGGGTAGTTGTGCATCTGGCAGAGCAGGTCCAAATTCCAAGTTCATCTTCTCAAAAGACTACTACAGATAATGAGCGGCTAGAGTCGGAGCTAGAGTCACGGCTAGAGTCGCAGTTAGGGTCACGTTTAGCGACAAAGATTCTATTTCTGTTACAGAAGGAGGAATCAGGGAAACATGGGCTGGCAACACAGTTAGGTCATAAAAGCGTATCAGGGGAACTGCACAAACAAGTCAAGCGAATGCTTGATCTGGGTCTGATTGAGATGACTATCCCGGAAAAGCCCAACAGCCGATTGCAGAAATACCGCCTGACGGACAAGGGCAGAAGACTGTTGTCTGAATGA
- the pglZ gene encoding BREX-1 system phosphatase PglZ type A: MNTAQITDSLNHLFHTQGHRIVFWHDPDQEFVDLAPELSLDGVRLIHLDQESKLELKVRLELEDQDGKYLLYSPAPEPSPDQDWLLDIRLYSRSFHADQPSMLLSELGLSHQAMREHLRQRIKFFKNQDRTLRLKKLTTADDREKDMDTKMLAVLTRADQASIFDILMKLFGEMCTEDGCDFKSPPKSWTDIEKFGLTPFFWEEMSRTFGYDAQTPNLSDLLIRLLIADMANTLRGDLPRSLQHFRLQDQQVSTNVSVFVDQWRKHLGHYKQYTQISGQVADELGLQDQLAAYDAHSLLEVMTFEAVERQIIRSLRSQIIQEEAERFDELKSAILSRRDGHWATIHLDGYEHTSNIYATIYDGLDAVLDLLELCREYGQGLSYATADQMYQAYVRELYRFDQLYRHFHEAADIVELAGWDVLKEVHKVVESCYSNWYLDQISLCWGGFLDGESGLVADWTLRDVPKQQYFFSNQVKPLLTSSRSKVFVIISDALRYEIAEELARDINSKSRFKAKLTSQLGVLPSYTALGMAALMPRSRYGYKQGTDQILVDGKPCASLEQRQEILSQYEGIAVRAEDLLAMNKDQGRELVRPWQIIYIFHNQIDATGDSASTETKTFSAAHKTIIDLSSLVRFIVNSLNGSNVLVTADHGFLYQDTPPGALEKSEIGYKPGGVVKAKKRYILGHNLGESDNVWHGYTSTTAGTQDEMEFWIPKGVNRFHFSGGAKFIHGGAMPQEVVVPVLRVKELDTKAAEKEAVRKVGVSLLGSNRKVVNTICKFEFIQTEKTSERMLPRTLVVSIRDGDTLISNEQTVTFDSGSDSMEERKRPVKLMLKKGGYDNTKEYALVLRDPDTQIEHERIPVNIDLAFMDDF, from the coding sequence ATGAACACCGCCCAAATCACCGACAGCCTCAATCACCTCTTCCATACCCAAGGCCACCGCATCGTCTTCTGGCACGACCCGGACCAGGAGTTTGTGGATCTGGCGCCCGAGCTCAGTCTGGATGGAGTGCGTCTCATCCACCTGGATCAGGAGAGCAAACTTGAACTTAAGGTTCGTCTGGAGCTTGAGGACCAGGACGGCAAATATCTGCTCTACTCTCCGGCCCCTGAGCCCAGCCCGGACCAGGACTGGCTCTTGGATATCCGTCTCTACAGCCGCAGCTTCCATGCTGATCAGCCCTCCATGCTGCTTAGTGAATTGGGCCTGAGCCATCAGGCCATGCGCGAGCATCTCAGGCAGCGGATAAAATTCTTCAAGAACCAGGACCGGACACTGCGGCTGAAGAAGCTGACCACCGCGGACGACCGGGAAAAGGATATGGACACCAAGATGCTGGCTGTTCTCACCCGGGCGGACCAGGCCAGTATATTCGATATTCTGATGAAGCTCTTTGGGGAGATGTGCACAGAGGATGGATGTGACTTCAAGAGCCCGCCCAAGTCCTGGACGGATATAGAGAAATTCGGCCTGACCCCCTTCTTCTGGGAGGAAATGTCCAGGACCTTTGGCTATGATGCCCAGACCCCCAATCTCTCCGACTTGCTCATCCGCCTCTTGATCGCGGATATGGCCAATACCCTGCGCGGCGACCTGCCCAGGTCTTTGCAGCACTTCCGGCTCCAGGACCAGCAGGTGAGCACCAATGTCTCTGTGTTTGTTGACCAATGGCGAAAACACCTGGGGCATTACAAGCAGTATACCCAGATCTCCGGGCAGGTGGCAGATGAGCTGGGACTCCAGGACCAGCTGGCGGCCTATGACGCCCACTCCCTGTTGGAAGTAATGACCTTTGAGGCTGTGGAGCGCCAGATCATCCGGTCTCTTCGTTCTCAGATCATCCAGGAAGAGGCAGAGCGCTTTGACGAGCTCAAATCCGCCATCCTCAGCAGGCGGGACGGACATTGGGCCACTATCCATCTGGACGGGTATGAGCATACATCCAATATCTACGCCACCATCTACGACGGGCTGGACGCTGTGCTCGACCTCCTGGAGCTGTGCCGCGAATACGGCCAGGGCTTAAGCTATGCCACTGCGGATCAGATGTATCAGGCCTATGTCCGGGAGCTGTACCGTTTTGATCAGCTCTACCGTCATTTCCACGAAGCGGCGGATATTGTGGAACTGGCCGGCTGGGATGTGCTCAAAGAGGTGCACAAGGTGGTCGAGTCCTGCTACTCCAACTGGTACCTGGACCAGATCAGCCTGTGCTGGGGCGGTTTTCTGGACGGAGAGTCCGGCCTTGTGGCTGACTGGACCTTGCGCGATGTCCCCAAGCAGCAGTACTTTTTTTCCAATCAGGTCAAACCCTTGCTCACCTCCTCCAGGAGCAAGGTCTTTGTGATCATAAGCGATGCGCTGCGTTATGAGATTGCCGAGGAGCTGGCCAGAGACATTAACTCCAAGTCCAGGTTCAAGGCCAAGCTCACATCCCAGCTCGGGGTTTTGCCCAGCTACACTGCCTTGGGAATGGCCGCCCTGATGCCCAGGTCCAGATATGGCTATAAACAGGGAACGGATCAGATCCTGGTGGACGGCAAGCCCTGTGCCTCCCTGGAGCAACGCCAGGAGATCCTCTCCCAATATGAGGGCATTGCAGTCAGAGCCGAGGATCTGCTGGCCATGAATAAGGACCAGGGGCGGGAACTGGTCCGGCCCTGGCAGATCATCTACATCTTTCACAACCAGATCGACGCTACCGGTGATTCGGCCTCCACGGAAACCAAGACCTTTTCTGCGGCCCACAAAACCATTATCGACCTCTCCTCCCTGGTCCGCTTTATCGTCAACAGCCTCAACGGGTCCAACGTGCTGGTTACTGCCGATCACGGCTTTTTATATCAGGACACGCCCCCGGGAGCTCTGGAAAAGAGTGAGATAGGGTACAAGCCTGGGGGTGTGGTCAAGGCCAAAAAGCGCTATATTTTGGGCCACAACCTGGGAGAATCAGATAATGTCTGGCACGGGTATACATCCACCACCGCCGGAACCCAGGATGAGATGGAGTTCTGGATACCCAAGGGGGTGAACCGCTTTCATTTCTCCGGCGGGGCCAAGTTCATCCATGGCGGGGCCATGCCTCAGGAAGTGGTTGTGCCTGTGCTCCGGGTCAAGGAGCTGGATACCAAGGCGGCTGAGAAGGAAGCAGTGCGGAAGGTCGGGGTGTCCCTATTGGGCTCCAACCGCAAGGTGGTGAACACCATCTGCAAGTTTGAGTTCATTCAGACCGAAAAGACGTCAGAGCGCATGCTGCCCCGGACCCTGGTGGTTTCCATCCGGGATGGGGATACGTTGATCAGCAACGAGCAGACAGTGACCTTTGACAGTGGCTCTGACTCCATGGAGGAACGCAAGCGGCCGGTCAAGCTCATGCTCAAAAAAGGCGGCTACGACAATACCAAGGAATACGCCCTGGTCCTTAGAGACCCGGACACTCAGATAGAACACGAGCGGATTCCGGTGAACATTGATTTGGCCTTTATGGATGACTTTTGA